One region of Limnospira fusiformis SAG 85.79 genomic DNA includes:
- a CDS encoding WD40 repeat domain-containing protein: MNAVAIAPDGKTAVSASSDRTLKLWDLATGGVLATFTGEAPMISCAVADDGVTVVAGDWLGGVNFLRLEGLRD, encoded by the coding sequence ATCGCGCCGGACGGCAAAACTGCCGTTTCCGCATCCTCTGATCGCACCCTGAAACTGTGGGATTTGGCAACGGGGGGAGTGTTAGCTACCTTCACCGGGGAGGCTCCGATGATTTCCTGTGCTGTAGCTGATGATGGGGTGACGGTGGTGGCGGGGGACTGGTTGGGGGGAGTAAATTTTCTGCGGTTGGAGGGGTTGAGAGATTGA